A single window of Flavobacterium sp. 140616W15 DNA harbors:
- a CDS encoding SCO family protein, with protein MKKTVIAIFVLLFTLQSCKDSKKETSAFTSKDKPISDLSIYNLPSQWTNQDGKDIELKSLRGNVLVMVMIYTTCKAACPRLVADMRNIESRLNTKTKKNVKLILVSIDPENDTPEKLKAFAIANKMNNDPWIFLRSTEENTREFAAILAVNYKKISPIDFSHSNIISVFNPDGELVYQQEGLGVNNDKTIDRINLEAEKIK; from the coding sequence ATGAAAAAAACAGTAATCGCAATCTTTGTCCTTCTCTTTACATTACAAAGCTGTAAAGATTCTAAGAAGGAAACCAGCGCATTCACCTCAAAAGACAAACCAATTAGCGATTTATCCATTTACAATTTACCTTCTCAATGGACAAATCAAGATGGAAAAGATATTGAATTAAAAAGTTTGAGAGGAAATGTTTTGGTCATGGTAATGATATACACGACCTGCAAAGCGGCTTGTCCTAGACTTGTTGCAGATATGAGAAACATAGAATCTAGATTAAATACAAAAACTAAGAAAAATGTAAAACTCATCTTAGTAAGTATCGACCCTGAAAATGATACTCCCGAAAAACTAAAAGCATTTGCTATCGCCAATAAAATGAACAATGACCCATGGATTTTCTTACGCTCTACGGAGGAAAACACCCGCGAATTTGCCGCTATTCTTGCTGTTAATTACAAAAAAATATCTCCTATAGATTTTTCACACTCTAACATTATAAGTGTTTTTAATCCTGATGGAGAGTTAGTTTACCAACAAGAAGGTTTAGGCGTAAACAATGACAAAACAATTGACAGAATAAATCTGGAAGCCGAAAAAATTAAATAG
- the azu gene encoding azurin — protein sequence MNKKVKISILMLMGCLAITSCGKKEATPTTESTEMNETTTDSEAQTDAVSNVLVIEGNDQMQFNTKELRAVAGKPITLTLKHVGKIPKEAMGHNIVILQEGTDEAAFAAKAIEAKDTDYIPTSEKASIVAHTKLIGGGEEDTIEFTVDKKGTYNFLCTFPGHVAMMKGVLIVE from the coding sequence ATGAATAAAAAAGTCAAAATTTCGATTTTAATGCTAATGGGATGTTTAGCAATTACTTCTTGTGGTAAAAAAGAAGCAACTCCAACTACAGAATCAACTGAGATGAATGAAACAACAACTGACTCAGAAGCACAAACTGATGCAGTAAGTAATGTTTTGGTTATTGAAGGAAATGATCAAATGCAATTTAATACTAAAGAACTTAGAGCAGTAGCTGGAAAACCTATTACGCTAACATTAAAACACGTAGGTAAAATTCCTAAAGAAGCTATGGGGCATAACATAGTTATTTTACAAGAAGGTACAGATGAAGCCGCTTTTGCAGCTAAAGCAATTGAAGCTAAAGATACTGACTATATTCCGACTTCTGAAAAAGCTTCAATCGTTGCACATACTAAATTAATTGGTGGTGGAGAAGAAGATACTATTGAATTTACTGTAGATAAAAAAGGAACATATAATTTTTTATGCACTTTCCCAGGGCACGTTGCTATGATGAAAGGGGTTCTAATTGTTGAATAA
- a CDS encoding formylglycine-generating enzyme family protein, which yields MQKNTFIILFLAYWGMLGAQELKMVPIKEGSFVPLYGATEKTPVAVKSFYIDVYPVTNSEFLTFIKKNPNYSKSKIKGIFADKSYLSYWKSDFDFGNSNPKAPVTNVSWFAAKKYCECQGKRLPTMDEWEYVAMADEKKIDARTKAEFNKYILSWYEKTKTYENPIGKTFKNYWGVYDMHGLVWEWTSDFNSIFLSGESRKDKSNDKNLFCGGASVNASDLMDYAAFMRYAFRGSLKAQYSTRNLGFRCASTTKL from the coding sequence ATGCAAAAAAACACATTTATTATTCTTTTCTTGGCTTACTGGGGAATGTTAGGCGCACAAGAATTGAAAATGGTTCCAATAAAAGAGGGCTCTTTTGTCCCTCTTTATGGAGCTACAGAAAAAACACCTGTCGCAGTAAAATCATTTTACATAGATGTTTATCCTGTTACGAATAGTGAATTCTTGACTTTTATCAAAAAGAATCCAAACTATAGTAAATCTAAAATAAAAGGAATTTTTGCAGACAAAAGCTATCTATCGTATTGGAAAAGTGATTTTGACTTTGGGAATTCGAATCCTAAAGCTCCCGTAACAAACGTTTCTTGGTTTGCTGCCAAAAAATATTGTGAATGCCAAGGCAAACGATTACCTACTATGGATGAATGGGAATATGTTGCTATGGCAGATGAGAAAAAGATTGACGCCAGAACCAAAGCTGAATTTAATAAATACATATTGTCTTGGTACGAGAAGACAAAAACATATGAAAATCCGATTGGAAAGACATTCAAAAATTATTGGGGAGTTTATGATATGCATGGGTTAGTATGGGAATGGACCTCTGACTTTAATAGCATTTTTTTGTCTGGAGAATCTAGAAAAGATAAAAGTAATGACAAAAATCTTTTTTGTGGTGGAGCCTCAGTAAATGCAAGTGACTTAATGGATTATGCAGCTTTTATGCGTTATGCTTTTAGAGGAAGCCTTAAGGCACAATATTCAACAAGAAACCTAGGTTTTAGATGCGCTAGCACAACAAAACTATAA
- the ric gene encoding iron-sulfur cluster repair di-iron protein produces the protein MESLQNKTIGAFVAEDYRTAAVFTKYKIDFCCKGNRTINEVCEKQEIDSKELLKKIQDALLAEDSNKIDFNSWPLDLLAEYIEKTHHRYVEDKSIVIMQFLNKLCSVHGANHPELFQINELFTECAGELAQHMKKEELMLFPFIKKMIKAKETNGDLMQPPFGTVSNPIAMMMHEHDTEGERFREIASLTNDYTAPSDGCTTYKVTFAMLKEFEENLHTHIHLENNILFPKAMVLEKEFS, from the coding sequence ATGGAAAGTTTACAAAATAAAACAATTGGAGCGTTTGTAGCTGAGGATTATAGAACAGCAGCAGTATTTACAAAATATAAAATCGATTTTTGCTGTAAAGGAAATAGAACTATTAATGAGGTATGCGAAAAACAGGAAATTGATTCTAAAGAGCTGCTTAAAAAAATTCAAGACGCATTGTTGGCTGAGGATAGCAATAAAATAGATTTTAACTCTTGGCCATTGGATTTATTGGCAGAGTATATAGAAAAAACACACCACCGTTATGTAGAGGATAAATCAATTGTCATTATGCAATTTTTAAATAAACTATGTAGTGTTCACGGTGCGAATCATCCTGAGTTGTTTCAAATAAATGAGCTATTTACCGAATGCGCAGGCGAATTAGCACAACACATGAAAAAAGAAGAACTTATGTTATTTCCCTTTATAAAAAAAATGATAAAAGCTAAAGAAACAAATGGGGATTTGATGCAACCTCCTTTTGGAACGGTATCGAATCCAATTGCAATGATGATGCATGAACATGATACTGAAGGGGAACGCTTTCGCGAAATTGCCAGCTTGACAAATGATTATACTGCACCAAGTGACGGATGCACCACTTATAAAGTAACATTTGCAATGCTAAAAGAATTTGAAGAGAATTTACATACTCACATTCATTTAGAGAATAATATTTTGTTTCCTAAAGCAATGGTCCTAGAGAAAGAATTCTCTTAA
- a CDS encoding NYN domain-containing protein encodes MSLNSNRELKLAVLIDADNVPYSNVKGMMEEITKFGTPTTKRIYADWTKPNANGWKSVLLEHAITPIQQYSYTVGKNSSDSALIIDAMDLLYSGKLDGFCIVSSDSDFTRLAIRLRESGMKVIGIGEKKTPSAFIVACDRFIYIEVLDGAIKKKDPKPTASDSKKPVEKPTGKQSEKQTEKPLNKIDLQTIELIEDTIEAIGDDDGWAFLGDIGNLLVKKKPEFDPRNYGFSKLTPMLKSLTDILEIDERDSDKKGIKHNYVRLRYS; translated from the coding sequence ATGTCTTTAAACAGCAACAGAGAATTGAAACTTGCTGTACTTATCGATGCCGATAATGTACCGTATAGTAATGTAAAAGGTATGATGGAGGAAATTACTAAATTTGGTACTCCAACAACCAAACGTATTTATGCCGACTGGACAAAACCCAATGCAAACGGTTGGAAAAGTGTTTTACTAGAACATGCCATTACTCCTATTCAACAATATAGTTATACTGTAGGTAAAAATTCTTCAGATTCAGCTTTAATTATCGATGCCATGGATTTATTATATTCTGGTAAATTAGATGGTTTTTGTATTGTTTCTAGCGATAGTGATTTTACAAGACTAGCTATTCGATTGCGAGAATCTGGTATGAAAGTAATTGGAATCGGTGAAAAGAAAACACCTAGTGCCTTTATTGTAGCTTGTGATCGTTTTATATATATTGAAGTATTGGATGGTGCTATTAAAAAGAAAGATCCAAAACCTACTGCTTCTGACTCTAAAAAACCTGTTGAAAAGCCAACTGGAAAACAAAGCGAAAAACAAACTGAAAAACCATTAAACAAAATCGACTTACAAACCATCGAACTTATCGAAGACACGATCGAAGCAATTGGTGACGATGACGGATGGGCTTTCTTGGGAGACATCGGTAATCTTTTAGTAAAAAAGAAACCTGAATTTGACCCAAGAAATTATGGCTTTTCAAAATTAACTCCAATGCTAAAGTCTTTAACTGATATTCTCGAAATCGATGAGAGAGATTCTGATAAAAAAGGAATCAAACACAATTACGTTCGCTTGAGATATAGCTAA
- a CDS encoding transporter: MFKIRNLIISSILLTPYLFFGQHTDVINSNRPGETMSAFSVGKSVIQAEVGVYGINEKHDLLNYKANGFGTDLTLRWGLFREQLELIADIQYQMEDYSTPFVNYKKNDFKQTVLGAKYLIYDPFKNYEKKINIYSWKGNQRFNWRQLIPAVSIFAGANFTFAGNPYSFTQESSISPKIMLITQNHLGDGKWVFVTNIIADYITTDYPSYGYVVTLTRGFNDKWSGFVENQGYKSDFYSDCIIRGGAAYLLNKNMQIDASVSTNFKDTPSIFYGGVGFSWRYDAKYKEVQMRFKDEKSKKNKKGKKNKKRKEDEDSIKIEQKRKSTFE; the protein is encoded by the coding sequence ATGTTTAAAATCAGAAACTTAATTATTTCCAGCATTCTTTTAACCCCCTATCTTTTTTTCGGTCAACATACCGATGTTATCAATTCTAACCGACCTGGCGAAACTATGTCGGCTTTTTCTGTTGGTAAATCAGTCATTCAAGCCGAAGTTGGTGTTTACGGAATTAACGAAAAGCACGATTTATTAAATTATAAAGCAAATGGTTTCGGAACTGATTTAACCCTTCGTTGGGGGCTTTTTCGTGAACAATTAGAACTTATTGCCGATATACAGTACCAAATGGAAGATTATTCTACTCCATTTGTCAATTACAAAAAAAATGATTTCAAACAGACTGTATTAGGAGCAAAATACCTAATCTACGATCCTTTTAAAAACTATGAGAAAAAGATAAATATTTACAGCTGGAAAGGCAATCAAAGATTCAACTGGCGTCAATTAATTCCAGCAGTTTCCATTTTTGCAGGAGCCAATTTTACTTTTGCTGGAAATCCATATTCTTTTACACAAGAGTCTAGCATTTCTCCAAAAATCATGTTGATTACTCAAAATCACTTGGGTGACGGAAAATGGGTATTTGTAACCAATATTATCGCCGATTACATCACTACTGACTATCCTAGTTATGGATATGTAGTAACACTTACAAGAGGTTTTAATGACAAATGGTCTGGCTTTGTAGAAAATCAAGGCTACAAAAGTGATTTTTACAGTGATTGCATCATAAGAGGTGGCGCTGCCTACTTACTAAATAAAAACATGCAAATCGACGCATCTGTGAGTACGAACTTTAAAGACACTCCTTCTATTTTTTATGGTGGCGTTGGATTTTCTTGGCGTTATGATGCCAAGTATAAAGAGGTTCAAATGAGATTTAAAGACGAAAAAAGCAAAAAGAACAAAAAAGGCAAGAAAAATAAAAAGAGAAAAGAGGATGAAGACTCAATTAAAATAGAGCAAAAACGTAAATCTACTTTTGAATAA
- a CDS encoding aminotransferase class I/II-fold pyridoxal phosphate-dependent enzyme, protein MVKDLFERIQNNKGPLGKWASQAEGYYVFPKLEGELGPRMKFHGKDILNWSLNDYLGLANHPEVRQADTDAAIQFGAAYPMGARMMSGHTKYHEQLENELADFVMKESAYLLNFGYQGMVSIIDALVTKNDIIVYDVDSHACIIDGVRLHMGKRFTYKHNDLESMEKNLQRATKMAQETGGGILFITEGVFGMRGQQGKLKEIVAMKQKYNFRLLVDDAHGFGTLGKTGAGAGEEQGVQDDIDVYFSTFAKSMANIGAFVAADKSVIDYLKYNLRSQMFAKALPMIQTLGSLKRLELLRNSSEIKDKLWVNVNALQSGLREKGFNIGDTNTCITPVYLEGSIPEAMVMVNDLRENYGIFLSIVVYPVIPKGIILLRMIPTASHTLADIDETLTAFEAIREKLINGTYKEIASRTTVDVDA, encoded by the coding sequence ATGGTAAAAGATTTATTCGAAAGAATTCAGAACAATAAGGGACCATTAGGAAAATGGGCTTCTCAAGCAGAAGGATATTACGTTTTTCCAAAGTTAGAAGGTGAGTTAGGTCCTAGAATGAAATTTCACGGAAAAGATATCCTAAACTGGAGTTTGAATGACTATTTAGGTTTAGCAAATCATCCAGAAGTACGTCAGGCAGATACAGATGCAGCAATTCAGTTTGGTGCGGCATACCCAATGGGAGCTCGTATGATGTCAGGACACACTAAATATCACGAACAATTAGAAAATGAATTGGCAGATTTCGTAATGAAAGAATCAGCTTATTTATTAAATTTTGGTTACCAAGGTATGGTGTCTATCATTGATGCTTTAGTGACTAAAAATGATATCATTGTATATGATGTAGATTCTCATGCTTGTATCATTGACGGTGTTCGTTTGCATATGGGTAAACGTTTCACATACAAACACAATGATTTAGAAAGTATGGAGAAAAACCTGCAACGTGCTACAAAAATGGCACAAGAAACAGGTGGAGGTATTTTGTTTATTACCGAAGGTGTGTTTGGAATGCGTGGTCAACAAGGAAAATTGAAAGAAATTGTTGCTATGAAGCAAAAATACAATTTCAGATTATTGGTAGATGATGCACACGGTTTTGGTACACTTGGTAAAACAGGAGCTGGAGCAGGTGAGGAGCAAGGTGTTCAAGATGATATTGATGTTTACTTCTCTACTTTTGCAAAATCTATGGCAAATATTGGAGCTTTTGTAGCTGCAGACAAATCTGTTATTGATTATTTAAAATACAATTTGCGTTCTCAAATGTTTGCAAAAGCATTGCCAATGATCCAAACACTTGGTTCGTTAAAACGTTTAGAGTTGTTGCGTAATTCATCTGAAATTAAAGATAAACTATGGGTTAATGTAAATGCATTACAAAGTGGTTTAAGAGAAAAAGGGTTTAATATTGGAGATACAAATACTTGTATTACACCAGTTTACTTAGAAGGAAGTATTCCAGAAGCAATGGTAATGGTGAATGATTTAAGAGAAAATTATGGTATTTTCCTTTCTATCGTAGTATATCCAGTAATTCCAAAAGGAATTATTTTGTTGAGAATGATACCAACAGCTTCACACACTTTGGCTGATATCGATGAAACACTTACAGCTTTTGAAGCTATTCGTGAGAAATTAATCAACGGAACTTATAAAGAAATAGCTAGTAGAACTACAGTTGATGTAGATGCATAG
- the nirK gene encoding copper-containing nitrite reductase translates to MKRNYKMPLKLKVFFCAIFAMMLLASCKKDKSSTNYTDITTSGEMEAELTAPPMVPKPVGNRAAMKVKINMEIKEQEGTMTDGVKYTYWTFGGSVPGSFIRTRVGDEVEFHLKNHPDNKLPHNIDLHAVTGPGGGATSSLVAPGHEKTFNFKVINPGLYVYHCATAPVGMHIANGMYGLILVEPEGGLPPVDKEYYVMQGDFYTQGEYGAKGLQPFDMNKAVKETPDYVVFNGKVGSLTNGGELTAKVGETVRLFVGNGGPNLVSSFHVIGEIFDKVHVEGGSLINENVQTTLIPAGGAAIIDFKVETPGDFILVDHSIFRAFNKGALGILKVEGAEHKNIYSGTIQEGIYLPEGGTIQKMPDNGATKTVTPKRTVAEKIKIGKQIFGTTCFACHQSEGQGIPSTFPPLAKSDYLNSDSKRAIKTILHGLSGEITVNGKKYNNVMPSQNLTDDEIANVMTYIYNSWGNNKTDVTPEMVKSLR, encoded by the coding sequence ATGAAAAGAAATTACAAAATGCCATTAAAATTAAAAGTATTTTTTTGTGCAATTTTTGCTATGATGCTTTTAGCATCATGCAAAAAAGATAAAAGCTCAACTAATTACACTGACATTACAACCAGTGGAGAAATGGAAGCTGAACTTACAGCACCACCGATGGTACCTAAACCAGTTGGTAATAGAGCTGCTATGAAAGTAAAAATAAATATGGAAATTAAAGAGCAAGAAGGTACTATGACTGATGGTGTAAAATACACTTATTGGACATTTGGTGGCTCTGTTCCAGGGAGTTTTATCAGAACTCGTGTAGGTGACGAAGTCGAATTTCACCTAAAAAATCATCCAGATAATAAGTTACCACACAACATCGACTTACATGCAGTTACAGGCCCAGGTGGTGGAGCAACCTCATCATTAGTAGCTCCTGGCCACGAAAAGACTTTTAACTTCAAAGTAATTAATCCTGGACTATACGTTTATCATTGTGCTACTGCGCCTGTTGGAATGCACATTGCAAATGGAATGTACGGTTTAATTCTTGTGGAGCCTGAAGGTGGACTACCTCCTGTAGATAAAGAATACTACGTTATGCAAGGAGATTTTTACACACAAGGTGAATATGGAGCCAAAGGACTTCAGCCTTTTGACATGAATAAAGCTGTAAAAGAAACTCCTGATTATGTTGTATTTAACGGAAAAGTTGGTTCATTAACTAATGGTGGCGAACTTACTGCAAAAGTTGGTGAAACGGTTCGTTTATTTGTTGGTAACGGTGGTCCTAATCTAGTATCTTCTTTCCATGTCATCGGTGAAATATTTGATAAAGTGCATGTAGAAGGCGGAAGTCTGATTAATGAAAATGTTCAAACGACGCTAATTCCAGCTGGAGGAGCTGCTATAATTGATTTTAAAGTCGAAACACCAGGAGACTTTATCTTGGTTGACCACTCTATTTTTAGAGCATTCAATAAAGGAGCATTAGGAATATTAAAAGTTGAAGGTGCTGAACATAAAAACATTTATTCTGGAACAATTCAAGAAGGTATTTATTTGCCAGAAGGAGGAACTATTCAAAAAATGCCAGATAACGGAGCAACTAAAACAGTAACACCAAAAAGAACAGTAGCTGAGAAAATAAAAATTGGTAAACAAATTTTTGGAACAACATGTTTTGCTTGTCACCAATCTGAAGGACAAGGAATCCCAAGCACTTTCCCTCCTCTAGCAAAATCAGATTATCTAAATTCTGATTCAAAACGAGCAATTAAAACAATCTTGCACGGTTTAAGTGGAGAAATAACAGTAAATGGTAAAAAATATAACAATGTTATGCCAAGTCAAAACTTAACTGATGATGAAATAGCAAATGTTATGACTTATATATACAACAGCTGGGGAAATAACAAAACAGATGTTACTCCCGAAATGGTAAAATCTCTAAGATAA
- a CDS encoding nitric-oxide reductase large subunit — translation MKREKKLWVAFSLVMSISFAVLGYYGYEIYQQAPPIPKQIVSDSGKLIFSEDEIKDGQNVWQSIGGQEVGSIWGHGAYVAPDWTADWLHREAMFILDKYAKEDFGKEFKDLDKEKQAALKIRLQKDVRTNRYDEKSQTLTISENRVEAIKYLSKYYEGLFTNDSKFDKLREEYAIPKNAVKEEARMHKMNAFFFWATWATVTERPNSDISYTHNWPADELVGNVATKELLAWSGVSIILLIFSIGILVFYHAKSGEEEEFPLPTKDPIINQGMTPSMYLIKKYFWVVSLLMIIQMALGIVTAHYGVEGNALYGIPIDQILPYAVTRTWHTQLAIFWIATAWLATGLYIAPAVSGKDPKFQCFGVNFLFIALLIIVLGSMVGQWFGVMQKLNLVQNFWFGHQGYEYVDLGRFWQIFLLVGLFLWLALMIRPLIPVLKKKTEEKNLIILFLISCTAIAMFYGAGLMWGRQTNLAIAEYWRWWVVHLWVEGFFEVFATVVIAFLFVRLGLLKTKTATLNVLFATIIFMAGGILGTFHHLYFSGTPTAIMALGASFSALEVVPLTLIGFEAYQNYKLSKSTQWIIDYKWPIYFMIAVAFWNFLGAGVFGFIINPPIALYYVQGLNTTPLHAHTALFGVYGMLGIGLMLFVLRSLYRNISWNEKLLKITFWSLNIGLFLMAVLSLLPIGIWQAIESIDHGMWYARSSELMQQPTMITLKWMRAIGDSIFGIGIITTAWFVFDLTLKNRKK, via the coding sequence ATGAAAAGAGAAAAAAAATTATGGGTTGCATTTTCTTTAGTAATGAGTATATCCTTTGCGGTTTTAGGATATTATGGTTACGAAATTTATCAGCAAGCGCCACCAATTCCTAAACAAATAGTTTCAGATAGCGGAAAACTTATTTTTTCGGAAGATGAAATTAAAGATGGACAAAATGTTTGGCAAAGTATAGGAGGTCAGGAAGTTGGATCAATATGGGGACATGGTGCATACGTAGCTCCTGATTGGACAGCCGATTGGTTGCATCGAGAAGCAATGTTTATTCTAGATAAATATGCGAAAGAAGATTTCGGTAAGGAATTTAAAGACTTGGATAAAGAGAAACAAGCAGCGTTAAAGATACGCCTGCAAAAAGATGTGAGAACAAATCGTTATGATGAAAAGTCACAAACGCTTACGATATCCGAAAATAGGGTTGAAGCTATTAAATATTTAAGTAAATATTATGAAGGGCTTTTTACCAATGATTCTAAATTTGATAAGTTAAGAGAAGAATATGCCATTCCTAAAAACGCTGTAAAAGAAGAAGCTAGAATGCATAAAATGAATGCCTTTTTCTTTTGGGCTACTTGGGCAACAGTAACAGAGCGTCCTAATTCTGATATTTCTTATACACACAATTGGCCAGCGGATGAATTGGTTGGTAATGTTGCTACAAAAGAACTACTTGCTTGGTCAGGTGTTAGTATTATTTTATTGATTTTCAGTATTGGAATTCTAGTATTTTATCATGCTAAATCGGGTGAAGAAGAAGAATTTCCTCTGCCAACAAAAGATCCAATAATTAATCAAGGGATGACTCCATCGATGTATTTGATTAAAAAATATTTCTGGGTAGTGAGTTTACTAATGATTATTCAAATGGCTTTAGGGATAGTTACAGCTCACTATGGTGTTGAAGGAAATGCATTATACGGCATTCCGATAGATCAAATTTTACCTTATGCAGTTACAAGAACCTGGCATACGCAATTGGCTATTTTTTGGATAGCAACAGCTTGGTTAGCAACAGGATTATATATTGCTCCGGCAGTTTCGGGTAAAGATCCAAAATTTCAATGTTTTGGAGTGAATTTCTTGTTTATTGCTCTGCTAATTATTGTTTTAGGTTCAATGGTCGGACAATGGTTTGGAGTAATGCAAAAACTAAACTTGGTACAAAACTTTTGGTTTGGACATCAAGGTTATGAATATGTAGATCTAGGACGTTTCTGGCAGATATTCCTTTTAGTTGGATTGTTCTTATGGCTGGCATTAATGATACGACCATTGATCCCCGTTTTAAAGAAAAAAACAGAAGAAAAAAATCTAATCATTCTATTCTTAATCTCTTGTACTGCTATTGCCATGTTTTATGGGGCAGGATTAATGTGGGGAAGACAAACAAACCTTGCAATTGCTGAATATTGGAGATGGTGGGTTGTTCACCTATGGGTGGAAGGATTCTTTGAGGTATTTGCAACGGTTGTTATTGCATTTTTGTTTGTTCGATTGGGATTGTTAAAAACGAAAACCGCTACTTTAAATGTTTTGTTTGCAACTATTATCTTCATGGCTGGTGGTATTTTGGGAACGTTTCATCATTTGTATTTCTCAGGAACTCCCACAGCTATTATGGCATTAGGAGCATCATTTAGTGCACTAGAAGTAGTACCGCTTACATTAATTGGTTTTGAAGCATATCAAAATTATAAACTATCAAAATCTACGCAGTGGATTATAGATTATAAGTGGCCTATTTATTTTATGATAGCAGTAGCATTCTGGAATTTCCTTGGTGCTGGAGTTTTCGGATTTATAATTAATCCACCAATTGCGCTTTATTACGTACAAGGTTTAAATACAACACCTCTTCACGCACATACAGCATTATTTGGGGTTTACGGAATGTTAGGAATTGGGTTAATGCTTTTTGTTTTAAGAAGTTTATACAGAAATATTAGCTGGAATGAGAAACTGCTTAAGATTACTTTTTGGTCATTAAATATAGGCCTGTTTTTAATGGCAGTATTAAGTTTGTTACCAATAGGTATTTGGCAAGCAATCGAAAGCATAGATCACGGAATGTGGTACGCACGTTCATCAGAGTTAATGCAACAACCTACAATGATTACCTTAAAATGGATGCGAGCTATAGGTGATTCTATCTTTGGAATAGGAATTATAACTACAGCTTGGTTTGTCTTTGATTTGACATTAAAAAATAGAAAAAAATAA
- a CDS encoding Rrf2 family transcriptional regulator, with protein sequence MFSKACEYAIRASIFIATKSSQGIRVGIKDVAKEIDSPEPFTAKIMQILTKNGIIDSAKGVGGGFEVSNVAIKSIKLIQIVDAVDGDSIYMGCGIGLKECSESHPCPVHNEFKVIRGLLLDMLTNTTLEELALGVKSGEFFLKR encoded by the coding sequence ATGTTTTCAAAAGCATGCGAATATGCGATCCGCGCCTCAATATTTATTGCAACTAAATCTTCTCAAGGAATTAGAGTTGGGATAAAAGATGTGGCAAAAGAAATTGATTCTCCAGAGCCATTTACGGCTAAAATAATGCAGATTTTAACCAAAAATGGCATTATTGATTCTGCGAAAGGAGTAGGTGGAGGGTTTGAAGTTTCAAATGTTGCGATTAAGTCTATTAAACTAATCCAGATTGTCGATGCAGTTGATGGGGATAGTATATATATGGGGTGTGGTATTGGATTAAAAGAATGTTCAGAATCACATCCTTGCCCAGTTCATAATGAGTTTAAGGTAATACGTGGGTTATTATTAGATATGCTCACAAATACCACTTTAGAAGAGCTTGCTTTGGGGGTTAAATCAGGAGAATTTTTCTTAAAACGATAA
- a CDS encoding DUF4834 family protein, giving the protein MQTASFSGLIKAIFYMIAFYYIFRFLAKLFLPLLMKKVVDKAGENFQRQQQQYTQQQQNNSWQKTRTNDEVLYDTANAKNPRETKKVGDYVDYEEID; this is encoded by the coding sequence ATGCAAACAGCATCTTTTTCAGGTCTTATAAAAGCGATTTTTTACATGATTGCTTTTTATTACATTTTTAGATTCTTGGCAAAATTATTTTTACCTCTTTTAATGAAAAAAGTGGTAGATAAAGCAGGAGAGAATTTTCAAAGACAACAGCAACAATATACACAGCAACAACAAAATAATTCATGGCAAAAAACCAGAACAAATGATGAGGTGTTATATGATACTGCTAATGCAAAGAACCCGCGTGAAACCAAAAAAGTTGGTGATTACGTTGATTACGAAGAAATAGATTAA